gggaccTAGAAGGAGCTTCTTTTGTGGGATGGGGCGCTCATCTCGGGTGAGGGGCTCAACTTGGTGGGGGTTCAGCTGGGATGGAGGGTTCAGCCGGAGGCTGCAGGTTCATCCCAGGGTCGAGGCTCAGCCGGGGTGGGGGAGCTCAATCTGGCCTTTAATCTCAAGGAAAGCCGAGTCTTTTTCATCCATTGGCCTCTGGGGTAAAACAATTTGGGGGCTTTGAAACGGCTGTCCCAGCATTAGCTCCCCACTAAATTCCAAAAACGGGGCAGGCTTGCGACAACCAAAAACCACCCCCGAAATGCACCCTGACGCCTCCTGGTAGGGAAGTCCCGCCCCTGCGGAAAGGGAGGAGCCCAGACCTCCTCGCTTCTCGCTTCCCGCCCCACCCTCCGCACGGCCACCCACGCGGAAGCCCCGGGCCTCGCACGGAGGAAACTGGGGGACTGAAAACTGCGCTCCCAGAACTGTCGTCTGAAAACACGCTCTCTGACCTTCAGGATCCCCCCAGTCTGAGGCGGCAGGCTCatttgcccccacccccatcctcatcATTTCAATATACAGAAAGCTGATATTTGTTGGATGCCTTTAGGGTGCTGGGCCCTGCGCTCCGGAGTTTTGTAGACAGTATTTCATTCAGTTCCTCATGACAATTTAAGAagaatttattctttccttttacagAACTAGGCTCttgggcacagagaggttaagttacttgcTCCGGGACACACAGCAAAGAAGTGGGGActccagccccttctccttctctttggaGCCTCCCCACCAGGAGTGCAGGACCGGAAGAGGGAGTAACGATCCTGTGtcgccccccactcccacccctgcaccctcaccccatcccctggGAGTGCTAGCGTGCAGGACAAAGTGCTGAAACTCAGCACATGGTAGGAGAAGCCCTCATCTCCCAGGAAACAGCCCTGCGCTCTGAGCCAGCTCAAAGTTCACGTTCAGGGACAGCGAACAGCAGCCAGGAGAGGGACTGGGACTCAAAGAAAGCTCTTGAAGAGCTTACACCTGGGCAACAGGAGGACCTGCCTTCTCCGATGAAATCCAAAAGCTGACAGAAATTGGAGGTGGGGAAAGAAATCAGGCGCTGGGTAAAAAGATGCCTGCGATGGACTGGGTTAAAAGACATGagacagtggggggggggggttggggggatgtGGGcggctccttctccaggagtgCCCTCCAAGCTCAAGAAGAATCATCAGGTGGAGACCAAGCTTGGGAAGGGGTACAGAACCACCAGGTAACACACAGAGAGCCCTCTgagagggatttggggcaggttCTGAGACCTCTGAATCCCAGAGAGTCATCTTACTGGCCTCAGGACCAGGTCCTTTGCTGATAGGGTGTGGAGAAGGCATTGGGGCATCCCTGGAGGACTGCCTGGAGGAGATAAGTGGGAAGACTTCATGTGGAGGAACTTGCCATTGCTTCATGGTTCGGAGGCCCCTCTGTCTCCTCCAGTTCCAGCCCCCAGTCGTcatctcccttttcctttctcacagtctcctcttccttctcttcactgCTGTGGAGACCAGAAGAGCCCAGATAATCCGAGTTAATAAGGACAGACAGTGCTCCAGGCCTCTGACAATTCTCCCAGCTCTGAGTCCTGCAGGCACCCTTACTGTTCCCATGACACAGAGGGGGACAAGACTCAGGCAGCTTAGGACACTGGCCCCGTTAGAACATGAAGGAAGTTCAGGAGCGCCAACTGTATGAGCCAAAACTGAGCTCTTAATTTCTGGCCTCTTTGACTTCCTGGGTTTCATAACTGCGGGTGAGTGGACGGGCAGAGAGATGAAAGGCTGGGCCGACGGATGGGTGGATGGATTAATGAGTGTGTGGACAGATGAACAAATGGACGCATGAATGGGTGGTGGgaaggtgggtggatggatggatggacagataagAGGGATGGatgatggagggagggaaggagagagaaaagatgggAGACAGGTCAGgagggatgatggatggatgatggacaggtggatggataaatggatggtgTTGGCATAGGGATGATACTTTATAGACCCCCCCTACTGAAACACATCCTAGGGATGGGGGAATCTCTGTGAGGAAGCCACCCTCGTTTTGCGGGTAGGTAGTCAGGAGAGAAGTCAGTGAGGTCCTGTGAGGCCCCCATGGGGGCCTCTCAGAATCGGAGAATTACCCCGCTGGTCCTGCCCTGTCTTGAAGGATGCTCGGAGAAGGAAGGGGCTCCCAGAGGGGAGGGGCTTGGCGCGGGGAGGGTCTTAGAGGGGCAGGactcagagaggggaggggctAGGTAGGGGAGGAGCTTAGAGGGGAGGGGCCGGTGAGGGGCGGGGCTCAGAAGGGTGGGACTCAGAGGAGAGGGGCTAGTAAGGGAGAGGCTCGGCACGAGGAGGAGCTTAGAGGGGTGGGACTCAGAAAGGGGCGGAGCTTAGATGCTAAAGAGTTAGCGATGGGGAGGGGCTCAGAAGGATGAGAACCCACCTGTCCTGGGACTCCCGGCACCAGACGGCATAGACCAAGGTGAGGACAAAGATGAGGAAGAGCAAGGCCAGCGCAGCCCCTAGCCCCACGAGCCACGACTTCCGCTGGGCCACTGCGGGCGGGAGCAGGGCTGGGTCAGCGTCGGGGCCGCCAGGATGGGGCTCTCTTCCCTAccccacctccactccctccCAAGGCCTTACGGGGTTGGGCCTGCACCAGCCTTGGGACCAGAGTTGCGAGAAGATAGAGTTGACCGGGGGTCGTCCAGAATCTACCCATCCTGCGCCCTCTGTCCTCGCCCCTACCAGCAGACTCTGGGGTTGCAGCCCCGGCGGGAGAAGGAAGTGGCCTGCCCAGCGCACCCCAGGGCAGGGTGTGGCCGGGGCCCCAGGAAGTAGGAGGTGGGGTCCCCTCCCTGAGTTCCGGGCACCGTGGGGAGGGGCTCAGGGTCCTGAGCTTCCGAGTCCCTGTCTCCCTGAGGCCCATCCTGACCCTCACTCTCCACGGTCAGAGCCACGGTAGGGGCAGCTCGAGAAAGGTGGGGAACCAGGCATTGCACTGGCTCTGAAGTCCCAGCACCTCCATCAAGTCTCAAACTCTGGTGGTCAGAACTCTTGTCCTCACACGGCAAAAGAGGAGCCAACTCGAGGCTCCGAGAAGTCAGGCCACTTCCCTGGGGCCACACAGCATCCCAGAGGAACACAGTTTTCCCAACTAAGAACACCCCCTACCCCAACCCTCTCCCGTTCTAGGACATGAACCTCCAAATCTGACCTTAGCCAGCCCCTGCATGTGCCCGTCCTCTGGGCAGCCTAGGCTTCATTCCCAGCACTGCCAACAACAACCATGGAGACCTGGGCTGGTGGCTTCCTTCTTTCTAAGTCTCAGtattttcatctggaaaatgggacgAATTGCAAACCGACAAGAGACTGAGACCATAAGGATGCTAGGAGTTCAGTGGAAGCATCTTCTAGggagattatatatttttatttacgaCTTTTCTGCCCCCTGGTGGCCGATCCTGGGATAGTCTCAGAAGCTCCCCGCCTTCTGGGCTACCGCCCCAGATACTGGCTCCACAAGGGAGCCCTCTCGcttgctccgcaacaagagaagccaacgcaatgagaagcctgcacaacaAGAGAGTACTGTTGTGGCCCCGCTGGCCACAACCTGcgcagcaacggagacccagcacagccaataaataaataaaatgataaacgCCAGCCTTTATCAAAGTTCTCATTAGGAAATGGTTAACATCAAGGGCAAGGTCCAGGGCCTGAAGAAAGTGAGGATAGCAGGGGAGGCTTGTCCCCTCCCAAGATGGTGCGCCCAGGGGCACCCCACCCGTCAAGACCCTGTGCCCGGAAATGGAGTCACATGAGCCAAAaacccgggggtggggggagcaaggCTTTCCCAGGAGACAGCTCTCAGGGCTCAAAGTTCAGGGTTCAGGACAGCAGGATCAAGATTGCAAGGGGAGCGTCTGATCTGCCCAGCACCTGGGCACGGTGGAGTTTGGTCTCCCACAGCTGCCCGGGCGTTGCTGTCTCCttcctggggaaactgagtcccagcGGACAACGGAAGCCCTTCTGAAAGGCTCTCCCCTGAGAGGCAGCCCCTGGCCTATACTTGTCCTGAAGCTGAACGGGAGGGAGGAAGTTTTGGCCAATAGATGTCAGGCAGTGGGGAGAAGCAGGTGGAGCGATGAGAGTGTGGGGGTTGGGAGTTTCTCAGGAACCAGGGATGGTCTCCAAGTGCAAGAAGAATCACCAGGCAGAACAGATCATAACATATAGACTGTATAACACACAAAGAGCCCTCCTTGGTTGGGGGTGGGTAGGGTTCCAAGCCTCTTCATTCAGGGTGCTGTACTCTCAACCCCAGATGGAGTCACTGCAGTGGCTTCAGGTTCAGTTCATTGCTTCTAGGGTGTGGAAGGGGCATCTCTGGCAGGTTGCTTGGAGGAGGCGACTGAATCTTCACATGGCCGTGTTCTTGACTTTCTCATAGTCCCTGCCCTCCTCATTTTCCTCTAGCTCCAGCCCgaagtttctctttcctttcgTCTTGGCCTTTTCCCCCTGCCCAGCTTTTTTCTCCTCGGCCTTTTcgtccttctctttcttccctttcttgtgTTCTTTTCTGTAGGGACACAAAGACCTCAAACCATGGTAACAAAACATTCCCATTTAACAGACCCTCACCTGTGCCAGGCCTTATGATGAATGCTTTACAAAAAGTCTTTGCTGAATCTTCAAAACAGCCCTTACAAGGCAGACTTGTGACTTCCATTTCACAAAGGCAGAAACTAAGGTTCagttgttcattggaagaatggatggatggatagaatagatggatggatgatgtaTAGATGGGacaatggatgggtggatggggaaATGAATGGATGGgagaatggatggatgggagaatggatgaatggatagatggatgggtgaatggattgATGGGTAAGttgacggatggatggatgggaggatTTGTGGGTGGGAGTGTAAATGGATGGATGGGGAAGGAATAAATCCGGCAAGGAACAAACTATGAATTAGGAGCACTTATTGGACCTGGAGCCTCCAGCACATCCTGAGAGCAGGAATCAcactttcctggggctgagctgGGTCTAAACAAAGCATAGTCCAGCCCAGACCCCTCCCTCAGGCATCTTGGGCTCAGCTGAGAGTCTTCCAGCCAGGATattctcctcccagcccccagctcctACTCCTGTCCCCAAACCTTTGCCCAAGGTGGGGTGCTTGCTCCGTAagagcccccagccctgcccgcaTCCCTGAGCTCTCATCAGAGTCACATCTGGAAACAGGATCATGGGAGATGCTGAATCCAGGAGAGTCACCCACACCAAATCACATGCTTACACACAGTCCCTGCACTATCCCACACCACATCTTGTTCAACAGGTATTTAGTAAGTGcctactgcatgccaggccctgggcagggccctggggacaCAGCCTGGACCAAAGCTAAGTTCTGTTCACATACTGGAAACCAAAATCTAGTGTCAAGAAACCGGTAAATGACTTAGATAATTTCAGTTGGCAATACATGCAAAGAAAGATGCAGGGCTGTGTCAGAGAGAGCGTCAGAAATGCTGTTGGTCAGGTTGGGCTTCTGTGGAGAGGAAACATTTAagcaggggctggaggagagacAGAGCCAGCCAGAAGATATGGGCaaaggtgtaaaaaataaaaacaaacagtaggtgcaaaggccctggggccagAGTGCACTTGAGGTGTTCAAGGACAGAAAGAGGTCATCAGTGCACAcccacccctcctctccctgaGAGGGACCTCATGCAGACCTGCtgaccatacacacacacatgcccacacagCAGTACCTCAGATCCACCTCCTCATATGGGTTGGGATTCATCCTGAATGTGGGCTTCTC
This genomic window from Cervus canadensis isolate Bull #8, Minnesota chromosome 4, ASM1932006v1, whole genome shotgun sequence contains:
- the LOC122440214 gene encoding small integral membrane protein 24-like, which encodes MGRFWTTPGQLYLLATLVPRLVQAQPLAQRKSWLVGLGAALALLFLIFVLTLVYAVWCRESQDSSEEKEEETVRKEKGDDDWGLELEETEGPPNHEAMASSST
- the SMIM24 gene encoding small integral membrane protein 24; this translates as MMGTLGILLLLMGLLLSPAEAQKEHRLKPWLVGLAAVVGFLFIVFILMLANRLWCSKARAEDEEKPTFRMNPNPYEEVDLRKEHKKGKKEKDEKAEEKKAGQGEKAKTKGKRNFGLELEENEEGRDYEKVKNTAM